The genomic DNA GCGTTACCTGGAAGCCGACACCGAGTTCGCCCGTTACGCGCTGGCCACTACGGCAGAGCGCACCGAGCTGCTCAAGGACTGGGTCGCGCCGGACCTGCTCGTCCTCGATGACCTGTTCCTGGCCAGACGCATCAGCGAGCATGCCGCTGAAGTCCTACAGGCCATCGTGCACCAGCGCTACAAGCTGCGCCGCGCTGTTCTCATCACGTCCAACCGCGTGGTGCAGGACTGGGGCAAATACCTCGGCGACGCCACCATGGCCAGCACCATCCTGGATCGCCTCATGCACCGCTGCGCGATGCTGGAGTTCGAGGGCAAGAGCTACCGCCTCAAGGAGGCCGCTGCACGCATCGCCATCACACCCGAGTCGTCATAATCCGACCGTCCTGCCTGGGGGAATTTGGGGTGGCCAAGGGTGGGGGAATTTGACCTGGCCATCGGGGCCCTGCGCGGCCTGGGAGTGGTTTTTTGTCATCAGGGCAGTGTAGGCGTCCACTGAAGTGCATGCACCGTCGGCTTGCGCGCATTCCGACTTGCCGGACGCAGTGGCGCAGCGAGAAAGGAATCGTTCTTACGTAGGCATTTATACATAGGCATTTGTCCCAGTATCTGGCCCCTATCGCGGCACTTACGATGCATTGCAACAAAACGCACCCACCGAGACCTTGTGGCAAGGCTCTTTCCTCAGCATCCCCATGGAGCGATCAAGGCGCAATGAGCGACGTCATTCTTGAAACCCAAAGCCTGACCAAAGAGTTCAAAGGCTTCACCGCGGTCAGCAATGTGACCTTGTCGGTGCGCCGCGGCTCTATCCACGCCCTGATCGGGCCCAATGGCGCCGGCAAAACCACTTGCTTCAACTTGCTGACCAAGTTTTTGGAGCCGACCTCGGGGTCGATCCGTTTCAACGGCCAGGACATCACCCGCGAGAAGCCCGCAGAAATCGCACGACGTGGCGTGATCCGCTCGTTCCAGATTTCGGCGGTGTTTCCGCACCTGACGCTGCTGGAAAACGTGCGCATCGGGCTGCAGCGCAAGCTGGGCACGGCGTTTCACTTCTGGCGCAGCGAGCGTAGCCTGCGCCAGCTCGATGCACGGGCCATGGAGCTGCTCACCGAAGTGGGTCTGGAAGACCTGGCTGACGAGCTCACAGTGAATCTGCCCTATGGCCGCAAGCGCGCCCTCGAAATTGCCACCACGCTGGCCATGGAGCCCGAGCTCATGCTGCTCGACGAACCTACACAGGGCATGGGCCACGAGGACGTGGACCGTGTCACGCAGCTCATCAAGAAAGTGTCGGCCGGCCGGACCATCCTGATGGTGGAGCACAACATGAAAGTGGTATCCACCATTGCCGATTGCATCACCGTGCTGCAGCGTGGCGCCGTGCTGGCCGAAGGGCCTTACGCCGAAGTATCGAACAACCCCCAAGTGATGGAAGCCTACATGGGCACGACCGACGGCCAACTGCAGGGAGCCCACTGACATGGCTACCTCTGCCTCCAATACCCCCGCGCTGGAAATTCGCAACCTGGAAGCCTGGTACGGCGAGTCGCATGTGCTGCATGGCGTGGATATCGTGGTGCAGCCCGGCGAAGTGGTGACCTTGCTCGGGCGCAATGGCGCCGGGCGCACCACCACCATGCGTGCCGTCATGGGCCTCACGGGCGCCCGCAAGGGATCCGTGAAGATCAACGGTGTGGAGACCATCCACATGCCGACGCACCGCATCGCCCATCTGGGCGTGGGCTACTGCCCTGAGGAGCGGGGCATTTTTTCCAGCCTGTCGTGCGAAGAAAACCTGCTGTTGCCGCCGGCCCTCAAGACGGGAACGCAGGGCATGTCGATCGACGAAATTTACGCCATGTTTCCCAACCTGGCCGAGCGCCGCAACAGCCAGGGCACGCGCCTGTCGGGTGGCGAGCAACAGATGCTGGCCGTGGCGCGCATCCTGCGCACTGGTGCCAAGCTTCTGCTGCTCGATGAAATCTCCGAGGGCCTGGCGCCCGTCATCGTGCAGGCGCTGGCCCGCATGATCGTCATGCTGCGCGAACGCGGCTACACGGTGGTCATGGTCGAGCAAAACTTCCGCTTTGCTGCGCCACTGGCTGACCGTTTTTATGTGATGGAGCATGGCCGCATCGTCGAAAAATTCGGCGCCAGCGAGCTGGAAGAAAAGATGCCGGTGCTCAACAACCTTCTCGGCGTCTGAGCGGGCGGACGACCACGTCCCGTGTTTTTGCAACATTTATCACCACAACAGGAGACATTCATGAAAAACAAGCTCAAGGCACTCGCACTGATGCTCGGCGCAGCCGGCCTGACCACTTCGGCCGTCCACGCGCAGGACAAAGTCAAGATCGGTTTCATCACCGACATGTCCAGCCTGTATGCCGACGTGGAGGGCAAGAACGGTGCCGTGGCGATTCAGATGGCCATCGACGACTTTGGCGGCAAGGTGCTGGGCATGCCGGTCGAATTGATCAGCGCGGACCACCAGAACAAGGCCGACATCGCCGCCTCCAAGGCGCGCGAATGGATCGACACACAGGGCGTGACCATGCTGTTCGGTGGCACCAACTCGGGCACGGCGCTGGCTGCCGCCAAGGTGGCTGCGGAAAAGAAGCGTGTCTATGTCAACAGTGGCGCCGGCTCATCGGCCCTGACCAATGAGCAATGCACCCCCTACACCGTGCACTACGCCTACGACACCGTGGCGCTGGCCCGCGGCACCGGCTCGGCCATTGTGGATGCGGGCGGCAAGAGCTGGTTTTTCCTGACAGCTGACTATGCCTTTGGTCAGGCACTCGAAGCGGACACCTCTGCCGCCGTCAAGGCCAAGGGCGGAACGGTTGCGGGCTCTGTCCGTCACCCGCTCAATGCATCAGATTTTTCGTCGTTCCTGTTGCAGGCACAAAACTCCAAGGCACAAATTCTCGGTCTGGCCAATGCGGGTGGCGACACCATCAACGCCATCAAGGCCGCCAAGGAGTTCGGCATTGACAAGACCATGAAGATGGCGGGCCTGCTGCTGTTCATTACCGACATCCACAGCCTGGGTCTCAAGAACACCGAAGGCCTGCAATTCACCAGCAGCTGGTATTGGGACCTGAACGACGAGACCCGCAAGTTCGGCAAGCGTTTCTTCGACAAGACCAAGCGCATGCCCACTTCGATTCAGGCGGCTGATTACTCGGCCACCATGAATTACCTCAAGGCCGTTCAGGCAGCCAAGAGTGTGGACGCCGACAAGGTCATGGCCGCGTGGCGCGCCATGCCGATGAATGACTTCTACGCCTCCGGCACGCTGCGCCCGGATGGCCGCTATGTGCACGACATGTACCTGCTGCAAGTGAAGAAGCCCTCGGAGTCGACCAAGCCTTGGGATTACTTCAAGGTCGTCAAAAAGATTCCGGGCGACCAGATCTTCACGACCAAGGCCGAGAGCAAGTGCGCTCTGTGGAAATAAGCTCCTGACCTGACCCTCACCCTCTGCCGCCTGCCATGGAAATTTTTGGTGTCTCATTGCCGGGCCTTTTGAGCCAGCTCCTGTTGGGGCTGGTCAATGGCTCGTTTTACGCAATCCTCAGCCTCGGGCTGGCCGTGATCTTCGGCCTGCTCAACGTCATCAACTTTGCGCACGGTGCGCTGTTCATGATGGGGGCCGTGATTACCTGGATGGCCATGAACTACTTTGGCATCAACTACTGGTTGATGCTGGTGCTGGCGCCGCTGGTGGTGGGGGTGTTCGGGGTTTTGATCGAGAGGCTGCTGCTGCGCTGGATCTACAAGCTGGACCATCTGTATGGCCTGCTGCTGACACTGGGCCTGACGCTGCTGATCGAGGGGATCTTTCGCTCGATCTATGGCGTTTCGGGCCTGGGTTATGACACGCCCGAGCTGCTCGAAGGGGCCACCAACCTGGGCTTCATGATCATGCCCAACTACCGTGCCTGGGTGGTGGTGGCTTCCATCACGGTGTGCATTGCCACCTGGTACGTGATCGAGAAGACCAAGCTGGGCGCCTACCTGCGTGCGGGCACCGAGAACCCGCGCCTGGTGGAGGCGTTTGGCGTCAACGTGCCGCTGATGATCACGCTGACCTATGCGTTTGGTGCCGGTCTGGCGGCCTTTGCCGGTGTGCTGGCCGCGCCGGTGTACCAGGTGTCCCCGCTGATGGGTCAGAACCTCATCATCGTCGTGTTTGCCGTGGTGGTGATCGGTGGCATGGGTTCCATCATGGGTTCCATCCTGACCGGGCTGGGCCTGGGCATCGTCGAAGGATTCACCAAGGTGTTCTATCCCGAAGCATCCTCGACCGTGGTGTTCGTCATCATGGTCATCGTTCTCCTGATTCGCCCCGCCGGCCTGTTCGGCAAAGAAAAATAAGGGGCTGCTCACATGAATTCCAAGAACCTTACTGCTTTTGGCTACGGCCTGTTGTTCATTGGCCTGCTGGTGGCGCCGTTGCTGGGTGCCTACCCGGTATTCGTGATGAAGCTGATGTGCTTCGCGCTGTTCGCTGCGGCCTTCAACCTGCTGCTGGGCTACACCGGCATGTTGTCTTTCGGCCATGCTGCCTTTTTGGGGGGCTCGGCCTACGTGGCGGGCCAGTCCATGAAGGTGTGGGGCTTTACGCCCGAAATAGGCCTGCTGCTGGGCACGGCCAGCGGCGCCTTGCTGGGTCTGGTGGTGGGTTTCTTTGCCATCCGCCGCACCGGCATCTACTCCACGATGATCACGCTGGCCCTGGCACAGATGCTGTTTTTCATCTGCCTGCAGATGCCCTTTACTGGCGGTGAAGACGGGCTGCAAGGCGTACCCCGCGGCAAGCTGTTTGGCGTTTTGGATCTGCAGAACGACATGGCCATGTACTACGTGGTGTTTATCGTGGTGGTGGCGGCGTTTTTGCTGATCGTGCGCACCGTGCACTCGCCCTATGGCCAGGTGCTCAAGGCCATCAAGGAAAACGAGCCGCGTGCCATTTCGCTGGGCTACGACACCAATCGCTTCAAGCTGCTGGCTTTCGTGCTGTCGGCTGCGCTGTCGGGGCTGGCCGGCTCGCTTAAAACCTTGGTGCTGGGGTTTGCCACACTCAGCGATGTGCACTGGTCGGCATCGGGCCACGTCGTGCTGATGACGCTGGTGGGCGGCCTGGGCACCTTGTCGGGCCCGCTGGTGGGTTCGGCCGTGGTGGTGTTGCTGGAGAACAAGCTGGGCGAGATTGGCGGTTTTCTGGCCACGCTGACCAGCGTGGAGTGGTTCAACACTCTGGGTGAGTCGGTGACCATGGTGACAGGCCTGATTTTTGTGGTCTGCGTGCTGGCATTCCGCCGCGGCATCATGGGTGAAATCATTGCCTGGCTGGCCCGCCGCAAGGCCGGCAGCAAGGGCTGAGTTTCACGTTTTCTTGCGCGCTTTGTAAAGGCCGCTGCGTCACAGGCGCAGCGGC from Acidovorax sp. T1 includes the following:
- a CDS encoding ABC transporter ATP-binding protein produces the protein MSDVILETQSLTKEFKGFTAVSNVTLSVRRGSIHALIGPNGAGKTTCFNLLTKFLEPTSGSIRFNGQDITREKPAEIARRGVIRSFQISAVFPHLTLLENVRIGLQRKLGTAFHFWRSERSLRQLDARAMELLTEVGLEDLADELTVNLPYGRKRALEIATTLAMEPELMLLDEPTQGMGHEDVDRVTQLIKKVSAGRTILMVEHNMKVVSTIADCITVLQRGAVLAEGPYAEVSNNPQVMEAYMGTTDGQLQGAH
- a CDS encoding ABC transporter ATP-binding protein; amino-acid sequence: MATSASNTPALEIRNLEAWYGESHVLHGVDIVVQPGEVVTLLGRNGAGRTTTMRAVMGLTGARKGSVKINGVETIHMPTHRIAHLGVGYCPEERGIFSSLSCEENLLLPPALKTGTQGMSIDEIYAMFPNLAERRNSQGTRLSGGEQQMLAVARILRTGAKLLLLDEISEGLAPVIVQALARMIVMLRERGYTVVMVEQNFRFAAPLADRFYVMEHGRIVEKFGASELEEKMPVLNNLLGV
- a CDS encoding ABC transporter substrate-binding protein, whose translation is MKNKLKALALMLGAAGLTTSAVHAQDKVKIGFITDMSSLYADVEGKNGAVAIQMAIDDFGGKVLGMPVELISADHQNKADIAASKAREWIDTQGVTMLFGGTNSGTALAAAKVAAEKKRVYVNSGAGSSALTNEQCTPYTVHYAYDTVALARGTGSAIVDAGGKSWFFLTADYAFGQALEADTSAAVKAKGGTVAGSVRHPLNASDFSSFLLQAQNSKAQILGLANAGGDTINAIKAAKEFGIDKTMKMAGLLLFITDIHSLGLKNTEGLQFTSSWYWDLNDETRKFGKRFFDKTKRMPTSIQAADYSATMNYLKAVQAAKSVDADKVMAAWRAMPMNDFYASGTLRPDGRYVHDMYLLQVKKPSESTKPWDYFKVVKKIPGDQIFTTKAESKCALWK
- a CDS encoding branched-chain amino acid ABC transporter permease yields the protein MEIFGVSLPGLLSQLLLGLVNGSFYAILSLGLAVIFGLLNVINFAHGALFMMGAVITWMAMNYFGINYWLMLVLAPLVVGVFGVLIERLLLRWIYKLDHLYGLLLTLGLTLLIEGIFRSIYGVSGLGYDTPELLEGATNLGFMIMPNYRAWVVVASITVCIATWYVIEKTKLGAYLRAGTENPRLVEAFGVNVPLMITLTYAFGAGLAAFAGVLAAPVYQVSPLMGQNLIIVVFAVVVIGGMGSIMGSILTGLGLGIVEGFTKVFYPEASSTVVFVIMVIVLLIRPAGLFGKEK
- a CDS encoding branched-chain amino acid ABC transporter permease is translated as MNSKNLTAFGYGLLFIGLLVAPLLGAYPVFVMKLMCFALFAAAFNLLLGYTGMLSFGHAAFLGGSAYVAGQSMKVWGFTPEIGLLLGTASGALLGLVVGFFAIRRTGIYSTMITLALAQMLFFICLQMPFTGGEDGLQGVPRGKLFGVLDLQNDMAMYYVVFIVVVAAFLLIVRTVHSPYGQVLKAIKENEPRAISLGYDTNRFKLLAFVLSAALSGLAGSLKTLVLGFATLSDVHWSASGHVVLMTLVGGLGTLSGPLVGSAVVVLLENKLGEIGGFLATLTSVEWFNTLGESVTMVTGLIFVVCVLAFRRGIMGEIIAWLARRKAGSKG